The uncultured Hyphomonas sp. genome includes a window with the following:
- a CDS encoding nitronate monooxygenase family protein produces the protein MAVPPVLQNLRLPLIGSPLFIISGPELVIAQCKAGIVGSFPALNARPGPVLHEWLDQITTELAEHNEKNPDRPAAPFAVNQIVHKSNDRLEHDVEACVKYKVPLVITSLGAQKPVNDAIHSYGGVVMHDVIDTFFAKKALEKGADGLIAVCTGAGGHAGRLSPFALIQEIREFFDGPLALSGSIANGGAIAAAIAMGADFAYMGSAFIACDEANAVEGYKDAIVSYGAEDIVYSNLFTGVHGNYLKPSIEAAGLDPNNLPESDPSKMNFGSGGNTKSKAWKDIWGCGQGIGAVKKRGPVADYVDQLESEYKAAIEKLNQPRTWGAMPANAG, from the coding sequence ATGGCCGTGCCGCCCGTGCTTCAGAATCTGCGCCTGCCGCTGATCGGATCGCCTTTGTTCATCATTTCCGGTCCGGAACTGGTGATCGCGCAATGCAAGGCCGGGATCGTCGGCAGCTTCCCGGCGCTGAATGCCCGGCCGGGGCCCGTGCTGCACGAATGGCTGGACCAGATCACGACGGAACTGGCCGAACACAATGAGAAGAACCCGGACCGCCCGGCCGCGCCCTTCGCCGTGAACCAGATCGTGCACAAGTCGAACGACCGTCTGGAGCACGATGTTGAAGCCTGCGTAAAATACAAAGTGCCATTGGTGATTACTTCGCTCGGCGCGCAGAAACCGGTAAATGATGCGATCCACTCCTATGGCGGTGTGGTGATGCACGATGTGATCGACACCTTCTTCGCGAAGAAGGCGCTGGAGAAGGGGGCCGACGGCCTGATCGCGGTCTGCACCGGTGCGGGCGGCCATGCCGGCCGGTTGTCGCCCTTCGCGCTGATCCAGGAAATCCGGGAATTCTTCGATGGACCGCTGGCTTTGTCGGGCTCCATCGCCAATGGCGGGGCAATCGCCGCTGCAATCGCGATGGGCGCGGACTTTGCCTATATGGGGTCTGCCTTCATTGCCTGTGACGAGGCTAATGCGGTCGAGGGCTACAAGGACGCTATCGTGTCCTACGGGGCTGAAGACATCGTCTATTCGAACCTCTTTACCGGCGTGCACGGCAACTATCTGAAGCCGTCGATCGAAGCAGCCGGGCTCGATCCGAACAATCTGCCGGAGAGCGACCCGAGCAAGATGAATTTCGGTTCCGGCGGCAACACCAAGAGCAAGGCCTGGAAAGATATCTGGGGTTGTGGCCAGGGCATTGGCGCGGTGAAGAAGCGCGGGCCGGTGGCGGATTATGTCGACCAGCTGGAATCGGAGTACAAGGCAGCGATCGAAAAGCTGAACCAGCCGCGTACCTGGGGTGCGATGCCTGCAAACGCCGGCTGA
- a CDS encoding D-Ala-D-Ala carboxypeptidase family metallohydrolase has translation MLIENVSEFDAAGWRWPHFTPTELACRCGGRFCAGEYWHAPEFLDALEALRTDAGCPLVINSGHRCAVWNSYVGGVRFSLHRAIAVDIALAGHDRHALLAAAERHGFTGFGLAKTFLHLDRRPRPARWFYPGSETSWRT, from the coding sequence ATGCTGATAGAAAATGTCTCTGAATTTGATGCCGCCGGCTGGCGCTGGCCGCATTTCACGCCGACGGAACTGGCTTGCCGCTGCGGCGGCCGGTTCTGCGCGGGCGAATACTGGCATGCGCCGGAATTCCTCGATGCGCTGGAAGCATTGAGAACCGATGCAGGGTGCCCGTTGGTGATCAACTCCGGCCATCGCTGTGCCGTCTGGAACAGCTATGTGGGCGGTGTCCGCTTCAGCCTGCACCGGGCGATTGCTGTGGACATTGCCCTTGCGGGGCATGACCGCCACGCACTGCTGGCGGCGGCCGAGCGGCACGGCTTCACCGGCTTCGGCCTTGCGAAGACCTTCCTGCACCTTGACCGGCGCCCGCGTCCGGCCCGCTGGTTCTATCCGGGGAGCGAAACATCATGGCGGACATAG
- the glpK gene encoding glycerol kinase GlpK — protein MADAILVIDEGTTSTRAIVFDRDFVQISLAQEEVPLTYPADGWVEQDGETIWEKTVGVCRKALADAGGVERIAGIGITNQRETTLVWDRKTGKPIAPAIIWQDRRTTSACDALKAAGHEQKVQAETGLLIDPYFSGTKIAWILDTVPGARERAEKGELAFGTVETFLIWHLTGGRIHATDVSNASRTLLYRLGLEEQGGWSEAMCNLFRVPMSMLPDVRPNAADFGLSDEALFGKALPILSAAGDQQSALVGQGCLLPGMAKITYGTGAFLVANSGTEKPESKNRLLGTVGYETAEGGAMALEGSIFNAGTVVKWLRDDLGLISDAAESEAMAEALPGNGGVYIVPAFTGLGAPHWNADARGTISGITRATTAAHLVRAGLEAVAYQTRDLLDAFEADGVEIRELRVDGGMVANDWLMQFLADVCARPVVRPDYREMTALGAAALAAMQLGWMRAAAWQAREVKGVRFEPQMDEEQRAALLKGWSAALRRTLA, from the coding sequence ATGGCCGATGCTATCCTGGTAATTGATGAGGGCACGACCTCAACGCGGGCCATCGTGTTCGACCGGGACTTTGTCCAGATTTCCCTGGCGCAGGAGGAAGTGCCGCTGACTTATCCCGCCGATGGCTGGGTCGAGCAGGATGGAGAGACGATCTGGGAGAAAACCGTTGGCGTTTGCCGCAAGGCCCTTGCCGATGCGGGCGGTGTGGAACGGATCGCCGGTATCGGCATCACCAATCAGCGCGAGACGACGCTCGTCTGGGACAGGAAGACCGGCAAACCAATCGCGCCCGCGATCATCTGGCAGGACCGGCGCACCACCAGCGCTTGCGACGCCCTGAAAGCCGCAGGGCACGAACAAAAGGTGCAGGCGGAAACCGGCCTGTTGATCGATCCCTACTTTTCGGGAACCAAGATTGCCTGGATCCTCGACACGGTTCCCGGTGCCCGCGAACGCGCCGAAAAGGGGGAGCTTGCTTTCGGGACCGTAGAGACTTTCCTCATATGGCATCTGACGGGCGGGCGGATTCACGCAACAGACGTGTCGAATGCCTCGCGGACCTTGCTCTATCGTCTTGGTCTTGAAGAGCAGGGCGGCTGGAGCGAGGCGATGTGCAACCTCTTCCGTGTGCCAATGAGTATGCTGCCAGATGTCAGGCCAAATGCAGCAGACTTCGGCCTCAGCGATGAGGCCCTGTTTGGCAAGGCGCTGCCGATCCTCTCTGCTGCCGGGGACCAGCAGTCCGCGCTGGTGGGGCAGGGCTGTCTCTTGCCCGGAATGGCAAAAATCACCTATGGCACCGGCGCGTTCCTGGTCGCCAATTCCGGTACGGAAAAGCCGGAGTCTAAGAACCGTCTGTTGGGAACCGTTGGCTATGAAACGGCTGAAGGCGGGGCAATGGCGCTGGAAGGCTCCATCTTCAACGCGGGCACTGTGGTAAAATGGCTGCGCGACGACCTGGGGCTGATCTCCGATGCAGCCGAGAGCGAAGCCATGGCTGAAGCCCTGCCGGGTAATGGCGGGGTCTATATCGTTCCGGCGTTTACGGGCCTCGGCGCGCCGCACTGGAATGCCGATGCGCGCGGCACGATCAGCGGCATCACGCGCGCGACAACAGCGGCCCATCTTGTGCGGGCAGGCCTCGAAGCCGTTGCCTATCAGACGCGGGACCTGCTGGATGCGTTTGAGGCGGACGGTGTGGAGATCCGGGAGCTCCGGGTCGATGGCGGGATGGTGGCCAATGACTGGCTGATGCAGTTCCTGGCCGATGTCTGTGCCCGTCCGGTGGTGCGGCCGGACTATCGCGAGATGACGGCGCTTGGCGCGGCGGCGCTGGCGGCGATGCAGCTCGGCTGGATGCGCGCCGCTGCCTGGCAGGCGCGGGAAGTGAAAGGTGTCCGGTTCGAGCCGCAGATGGATGAAGAACAGCGAGCTGCCTTGCTCAAAGGCTGGTCGGCTGCGCTTCGCCGCACGCTCGCCTGA
- a CDS encoding prolyl oligopeptidase family serine peptidase has product MRQFRILKWLLAPVLALLACLSTAQAEKAPLDALIRDPAFIDAAVSPDGKHLASVQRVEKDGPTYILVFETDDLSKSPVVFGAADRVKIRNVAWLDNENLVATMWQRWKNKRNPNTSQFAKLATISIEDKVWKDLPARRVDRRSKVSREFAQYNSGSLISIMPWDKENVLVAYNSDITRPPSIYKLEVKTGNLSLVARGDASGASTGMYGRDGQPRLKQYIDPNTDAAVIELRMNADSDWIEVDRNTADIDAVADIFNPVAQDEDRPNIFYIVSNHETDTAALYEYDLTTKKFGTMLFHHPKYDADGVRRVWRPELNKYEIVGYTYDGKAVETEYTSPREKALMDGIDAALPDANNHIISRSDDESIIIIRSDAPRTPPSYYMLKDKTNLAYLGSSNPELKASQLADVKWETYKARDGLEIPALITIPDGPGPHPVIIMPHGGPVARDYWGFDLWAQTLANEGYLVVQPQFRISTGFGKNHLKAGFKRWGYEMQDDLEDALQYVADKGYGDPDHAAIFGWSYGGYAAFVASERSPNVFQCAIAGAGVSDRARFRSYLAKIGDFGDKTYRKTADGYDPLANVDKVNIPIMVIHGEIDERVPIIHSELFVNELKKHNKEYEFLVLDGANHFFGTIFYDNWNEMFPQMFDFLEGPCGMKD; this is encoded by the coding sequence ATGAGACAATTCAGAATATTGAAATGGCTGCTCGCCCCAGTCCTGGCTCTGTTGGCGTGTCTTTCGACCGCGCAGGCAGAAAAGGCGCCACTCGATGCGCTGATCCGCGATCCGGCATTCATTGATGCCGCTGTATCACCGGACGGCAAACACCTTGCCTCTGTACAGCGCGTTGAAAAAGACGGGCCAACTTACATACTTGTTTTCGAGACGGACGACTTGTCAAAGAGTCCGGTTGTTTTTGGCGCCGCCGATCGGGTGAAAATCCGCAACGTCGCATGGCTTGATAACGAAAACCTCGTTGCGACGATGTGGCAGCGCTGGAAGAACAAACGCAATCCCAACACGAGCCAATTTGCGAAGCTGGCAACCATCAGCATCGAGGACAAGGTATGGAAAGACCTGCCTGCCCGCCGCGTTGATCGCCGCAGCAAAGTCTCCCGCGAATTTGCACAATACAATTCTGGTTCGCTGATTTCGATCATGCCCTGGGACAAGGAAAACGTCCTGGTCGCCTATAATTCGGACATCACCCGGCCGCCGTCGATCTACAAGCTCGAAGTCAAAACCGGCAATCTCTCCCTCGTGGCCCGGGGCGACGCCTCCGGAGCATCGACGGGCATGTATGGCCGCGATGGCCAGCCACGCCTGAAGCAATACATTGATCCGAACACCGACGCCGCCGTCATCGAACTCCGTATGAACGCCGATTCCGACTGGATCGAAGTCGACCGCAACACCGCCGACATTGACGCGGTGGCCGACATCTTCAATCCCGTCGCACAGGATGAAGACCGGCCAAATATCTTCTACATTGTCTCTAATCACGAGACAGATACGGCCGCCCTGTACGAGTACGACCTGACCACCAAGAAATTTGGCACCATGCTGTTCCATCATCCGAAATATGATGCGGATGGGGTGCGCCGTGTCTGGCGGCCCGAACTGAACAAGTATGAGATCGTCGGCTACACCTATGACGGCAAGGCCGTGGAGACAGAATACACGTCCCCACGTGAGAAGGCCCTGATGGATGGCATTGATGCCGCCCTTCCGGATGCCAACAATCATATCATCAGCCGCTCAGATGATGAGTCCATCATCATAATCAGAAGCGATGCGCCTCGTACGCCGCCATCCTACTACATGCTGAAGGACAAGACGAACCTTGCCTATCTCGGTTCCTCAAACCCGGAACTGAAGGCAAGTCAGCTGGCGGATGTCAAATGGGAAACCTATAAAGCCCGCGATGGTCTGGAGATCCCTGCCCTCATCACGATCCCGGATGGCCCGGGACCGCATCCGGTCATTATCATGCCGCACGGCGGCCCGGTCGCTCGCGACTATTGGGGCTTTGACCTCTGGGCTCAGACTTTGGCCAATGAAGGCTACCTGGTTGTCCAGCCACAATTCCGCATTTCGACAGGCTTTGGCAAAAACCATCTGAAAGCCGGCTTCAAACGCTGGGGCTATGAGATGCAGGACGATCTGGAGGACGCCCTGCAATATGTTGCCGACAAAGGTTATGGCGACCCGGATCATGCAGCCATCTTCGGTTGGTCATATGGCGGCTACGCAGCCTTCGTTGCCTCAGAGCGGAGCCCGAACGTCTTCCAGTGCGCCATTGCAGGTGCGGGTGTTTCCGACAGAGCCCGGTTCCGGTCCTATCTGGCAAAGATCGGCGATTTCGGTGACAAGACCTATCGTAAAACTGCCGATGGCTATGATCCCCTGGCCAATGTCGACAAGGTCAACATACCCATCATGGTTATTCATGGTGAGATCGACGAACGTGTCCCGATCATCCACAGTGAGTTGTTCGTGAACGAACTCAAGAAGCACAACAAGGAGTATGAGTTCCTTGTTCTAGATGGTGCAAACCACTTCTTTGGAACGATCTTCTATGACAACTGGAACGAAATGTTCCCGCAGATGTTCGACTTCCTAGAAGGTCCGTGTGGTATGAAAGACTAG
- a CDS encoding TonB-dependent receptor produces the protein MSTRLSRNKLLATTLFAGVAGSLWYGSAIAQETTDESDTVIVVEEVDEDSDVSIQEKVVVTGSRLARDEYTSISPVQVIQADVARAAGLISAEDILGTSTASSGQRVDATFNGFVLDNGPGSSEVNLRGLGSNRTLLLVNGRRLAPAGVEGAPSAGDISLVPSILLSRVEVLLDGASSVYGADAVSGVANAILRTDIDGFEVEGEYSVPFAGGGNETTLSAAWGQNNESGHIGFAAEFYDRNSVAFRQRDFTEDCDREVFINPDNGDGVVGDCKLSLINRIYLPAGFGSIYYTPGDSNIGIPNFSESQVSLGDADGDGLPDIDISDPFYNRNASNMEAATNLISPQQRYSMYAFGEYDLGFDTNTSVFFEALYSNRKGSINSGPGYLQFTVPGDNPYNPCNQTSNPDGVNCFGEVFGANLGDYPVFTINTIRGDRARTEYEVAQSRFVAGMKGDLPGVEAFGLNNWTYELSGQYSHSSGQSTREGILNDRMQLSLNTSYRDPATGVVSCGIDLNGDGVPDDGAIGIFGDEYLETVPCVPVNMFAPSIYQEGGGTFATQAERDYLFGTRTFNTIVDQSIFQGIVQGDVFTLPWNGAKVPLLVGFEYRDESLDSQPDNVAREGLLNGFFADKGAKGRRDLWEAFTETEFTLLRGLPGAEELTVNGSARWTEEENFGALWTYSGKLKYRPVEWLALNSTYGTSYRAPGLREQFLRGSTGFNSYTDPCVVPNDARRDDDGDLSTPEVYDPTQDQRSPQTLANCTASGVDPLSLGLADGIGPSQSLEITTGGSDNLQAEESDSFTYGFTLEQPWYDSFDLSFNMTYYDIEITDSVIEPSPAFIIRDCYVDNPDLQSAFCNRLTRSAGGYLTDVDASFINIGRETAKGFDFNMRYGQEFIVGERPLDLSVDLRANKTEERIVDLSNTLAPDASPAEVAASIDENKGETDYPEWRANATVIADYRDFTLVWQTRFIQGGQEDRSSTFDPTATDNPVDFTDDYFLHSVSLGYNANSWRVTLGIENLFDEEPPVIDTDGVFGVRNVPFGVGYDVLGRRAFLQVAKSF, from the coding sequence GTGAGTACAAGACTATCCAGAAACAAGCTTCTGGCGACGACGCTTTTTGCGGGTGTCGCAGGCAGCCTGTGGTATGGCTCTGCCATCGCACAGGAAACCACGGATGAAAGCGATACGGTAATTGTCGTCGAGGAAGTCGACGAAGATAGCGACGTTTCTATTCAGGAAAAGGTTGTTGTGACAGGTTCGCGCCTTGCACGCGACGAGTACACATCAATTTCGCCCGTTCAGGTCATCCAGGCCGACGTGGCCCGCGCAGCAGGCCTGATCAGCGCCGAAGACATCCTCGGGACCTCGACCGCATCGTCGGGTCAGCGAGTAGATGCGACCTTCAACGGCTTCGTTCTGGATAACGGCCCGGGTTCTTCGGAAGTGAACCTGCGCGGTCTCGGTTCCAACCGGACGCTGCTGCTCGTCAACGGCCGCCGTCTCGCACCTGCCGGTGTGGAAGGCGCTCCGTCGGCTGGCGACATTTCCCTGGTGCCTTCCATCCTTCTGAGCCGCGTCGAAGTGCTGCTCGATGGCGCATCCTCGGTCTACGGCGCGGACGCTGTTTCCGGTGTTGCGAACGCCATCCTGCGTACCGACATCGACGGCTTTGAAGTCGAAGGCGAGTATTCGGTCCCATTCGCTGGCGGCGGTAACGAAACGACGCTTTCCGCAGCCTGGGGCCAGAATAACGAGTCCGGTCACATCGGTTTTGCCGCTGAATTCTACGATCGTAACTCCGTTGCGTTCCGTCAGCGCGATTTCACCGAGGATTGTGACCGGGAAGTCTTTATCAACCCGGATAATGGCGATGGCGTTGTGGGCGACTGTAAACTGTCCCTGATCAACCGCATCTATCTGCCAGCTGGCTTCGGATCGATCTATTACACTCCGGGCGACTCGAACATCGGCATTCCAAACTTCTCGGAATCCCAGGTTTCGCTTGGTGACGCAGATGGCGACGGCCTTCCGGATATCGACATCTCTGATCCGTTCTACAACCGCAACGCCAGCAACATGGAAGCAGCGACCAACCTGATCTCGCCTCAGCAGCGCTACAGCATGTACGCCTTTGGTGAGTATGACCTTGGTTTCGACACAAACACCTCGGTGTTCTTCGAAGCCCTGTATTCGAACCGTAAGGGTTCGATCAACAGCGGTCCTGGCTACCTTCAGTTCACTGTCCCGGGCGACAACCCGTACAACCCTTGTAACCAGACGTCGAACCCGGATGGCGTGAACTGCTTCGGTGAAGTGTTCGGTGCGAACCTTGGCGACTATCCGGTGTTCACGATCAACACGATCCGGGGCGATCGCGCCAGGACCGAGTATGAAGTGGCCCAAAGCCGCTTTGTCGCCGGCATGAAAGGCGACCTGCCGGGCGTCGAAGCGTTTGGTCTGAACAACTGGACCTACGAACTGTCCGGCCAGTACAGCCACTCGAGCGGTCAATCGACCCGCGAAGGCATTCTGAACGATCGTATGCAGCTGTCGCTCAACACGTCTTACCGCGACCCGGCAACCGGCGTTGTCAGCTGCGGAATTGACCTCAATGGCGATGGTGTTCCGGATGATGGCGCCATCGGCATCTTCGGTGACGAATACCTCGAAACCGTCCCATGCGTTCCGGTGAATATGTTCGCTCCGTCCATCTATCAGGAAGGCGGCGGCACGTTCGCAACCCAGGCAGAGCGCGATTATCTGTTCGGCACCCGTACGTTCAACACGATCGTCGATCAGAGCATCTTCCAGGGCATCGTTCAGGGCGACGTGTTCACCCTGCCATGGAATGGCGCAAAAGTTCCGCTGCTCGTTGGCTTCGAATATCGTGACGAAAGTCTCGATTCCCAGCCGGACAACGTGGCACGCGAAGGCCTCCTGAACGGCTTCTTCGCCGACAAAGGCGCCAAAGGCCGCCGCGATCTGTGGGAAGCGTTCACCGAGACGGAGTTCACGCTACTGCGTGGTCTTCCGGGTGCGGAAGAACTGACCGTAAATGGTTCCGCTCGCTGGACCGAAGAAGAAAACTTCGGTGCTCTGTGGACCTATAGCGGCAAGCTGAAGTATCGCCCTGTTGAATGGCTGGCTCTGAACAGCACCTACGGTACATCCTATCGTGCGCCGGGCCTGCGTGAGCAGTTCCTGCGTGGTTCGACGGGCTTCAACTCGTACACTGACCCTTGCGTGGTTCCTAACGATGCACGTCGTGACGATGACGGAGATCTGTCGACTCCGGAAGTTTACGACCCGACCCAGGATCAGCGGTCACCGCAAACCCTGGCCAACTGTACGGCATCTGGTGTCGATCCGCTGTCCCTCGGACTTGCCGATGGCATTGGCCCGTCGCAATCGCTTGAAATCACGACGGGTGGATCGGACAACCTGCAGGCTGAGGAATCTGATTCCTTCACCTATGGTTTCACGCTGGAGCAGCCTTGGTACGACTCGTTCGACCTCAGCTTCAACATGACCTACTACGACATCGAAATCACGGACTCGGTGATCGAACCAAGCCCGGCCTTCATCATTCGCGATTGTTACGTGGACAATCCGGACCTGCAGAGTGCGTTTTGTAATCGCCTCACCCGCAGTGCCGGCGGCTACCTGACCGACGTTGATGCAAGCTTCATCAACATCGGCCGTGAAACCGCCAAGGGCTTCGATTTCAACATGCGGTATGGCCAGGAATTCATCGTCGGTGAGCGTCCGCTCGACCTAAGCGTTGATCTCCGCGCCAACAAGACGGAAGAGCGGATCGTGGACCTGTCCAATACGCTCGCACCTGATGCATCGCCTGCTGAGGTCGCAGCTTCGATCGATGAAAACAAAGGTGAGACGGACTATCCGGAGTGGCGCGCAAACGCCACGGTGATCGCAGACTATCGCGACTTCACCCTCGTCTGGCAGACCCGCTTCATCCAGGGTGGTCAGGAAGACCGTTCGAGCACGTTCGATCCGACAGCGACCGACAACCCGGTCGACTTCACGGATGACTACTTCCTGCACAGCGTGTCGCTCGGCTACAACGCCAACTCCTGGCGTGTGACGCTCGGCATCGAGAACCTGTTCGACGAAGAACCACCGGTGATCGATACTGATGGTGTGTTCGGCGTGCGTAACGTGCCGTTCGGCGTCGGCTACGATGTTCTCGGCCGCCGCGCCTTCCTTCAGGTCGCCAAGTCGTTCTAA
- a CDS encoding M3 family metallopeptidase: MTRTQTFLSLILGTTMMTACAGVTPEPADVTGPAEMTAEADDADTTMVEAAWSPGDVFEGPYGGVPAFDKMDIALIEPALEKGMDAAQVEIDAITANPDAPTFENTIAAMEDSARELERALVYYYLWGSNLSTPEFREIETRMDPEIQAFYDSINQNQALFARVDAVRKGDEYETLTPAQQRLTEITHQRFTRNGGTLTGEKAEKFAEINKELAGLYAEFSGNLLADEEGWVTYLTPEQTGGLPESYLSSAAAAAEALGKPGMYAVRNTRSSMDPFLTFSTERDLREQVWRNYYNRGDNGDAHDNNAIIAKILKLRDERVELLGYDNYAAWRLEDRMAKTPDRAFDLMLQVWKASVARVHEEVADMQALADAEGADITIEPWDYRFYAEKVRKAKYDLDSEEVKQYLQLDNLRRAMFDVAGQLFGFEFVPITDGSVPVFHPDVTVYEVNDKETGKNVGLWYFDPFARDGKRSGAWATTYRSHESFRGEKNVLAANNSNFVKPAPGEPVLLSWDDAETMFHEFGHALHYLSLQVEYPSLTGGLRDYTEFQSQLLERWLSTDHVIDTYLVSAETGEPMPEELVEKIRKASTFNQGFATTEYLASALIDMKLHMADPEGLDPDKFERETLDELGMPTELVMRHRTPQFGHVFSGEGYAAGYYGYIWADVLTSDAAEAFAEASGGFYDQDVASAMVKYLFAAGNSMDPAEAYRLFRGRDAEIGALMRDRGFAE, from the coding sequence ATGACCCGAACCCAAACCTTCCTGTCTCTTATTCTCGGCACTACGATGATGACCGCCTGTGCAGGCGTTACACCGGAGCCTGCAGATGTGACCGGCCCGGCGGAGATGACCGCCGAAGCGGATGATGCCGATACAACAATGGTCGAAGCAGCCTGGAGCCCGGGGGATGTGTTTGAAGGCCCCTATGGCGGTGTGCCGGCGTTCGACAAGATGGACATCGCGCTGATCGAGCCGGCCCTCGAAAAGGGGATGGACGCAGCGCAGGTCGAGATTGACGCCATCACGGCGAACCCGGATGCGCCGACCTTCGAAAACACCATTGCGGCTATGGAAGACAGCGCGCGCGAGCTGGAACGGGCACTGGTCTATTATTATCTCTGGGGCTCAAACCTCTCGACACCGGAATTCCGCGAAATCGAAACGCGGATGGATCCTGAAATACAGGCTTTCTACGACTCGATCAATCAGAACCAGGCCCTGTTCGCCCGCGTTGATGCCGTCCGGAAGGGCGACGAGTATGAAACGCTGACCCCTGCGCAACAGCGTCTGACGGAAATCACCCATCAGCGCTTCACCCGGAATGGCGGCACGCTGACCGGTGAGAAGGCTGAGAAGTTTGCAGAAATCAACAAGGAGCTGGCCGGGCTCTATGCCGAGTTCTCCGGCAACCTTCTGGCAGACGAGGAAGGCTGGGTCACTTATCTGACCCCGGAACAGACCGGCGGCCTGCCGGAGTCTTATCTGAGCTCCGCCGCTGCGGCCGCCGAAGCGCTGGGCAAGCCGGGTATGTATGCGGTGCGCAACACGCGGTCCTCCATGGACCCGTTCCTGACCTTCTCCACCGAACGTGACCTGCGCGAACAGGTCTGGCGCAATTACTATAATCGCGGCGACAATGGCGACGCGCACGACAACAATGCCATCATCGCGAAGATCCTGAAGCTGCGCGACGAACGGGTCGAGCTGCTCGGTTACGACAATTACGCCGCCTGGCGCCTGGAAGACCGTATGGCCAAGACGCCGGACCGGGCATTCGACCTGATGCTGCAGGTGTGGAAGGCATCAGTTGCCCGCGTGCATGAGGAAGTCGCCGACATGCAGGCCCTGGCCGATGCGGAAGGGGCAGACATCACGATCGAGCCCTGGGACTATCGTTTCTATGCAGAGAAAGTCCGCAAGGCGAAATACGACCTCGACTCTGAGGAAGTGAAACAATATCTGCAGCTCGACAATCTCCGCCGTGCCATGTTCGACGTTGCCGGTCAGCTGTTCGGATTCGAATTCGTGCCCATCACCGATGGCTCCGTGCCGGTCTTCCATCCGGATGTCACCGTATATGAGGTGAACGATAAAGAGACAGGCAAGAATGTCGGCCTCTGGTACTTCGATCCCTTCGCGCGGGACGGCAAGCGCTCCGGCGCCTGGGCAACGACGTATCGTTCGCATGAAAGCTTCCGGGGCGAGAAGAACGTTCTGGCGGCCAATAATTCGAACTTCGTGAAGCCGGCACCGGGCGAGCCCGTGCTCTTGTCCTGGGACGATGCGGAGACAATGTTCCACGAGTTCGGTCACGCGCTGCACTATCTGTCACTGCAGGTCGAGTATCCGAGCCTGACCGGCGGACTGCGCGACTATACAGAATTCCAGTCACAGCTTCTGGAGCGCTGGCTTTCAACCGACCATGTCATCGACACCTATCTCGTCAGTGCAGAGACGGGGGAGCCGATGCCGGAGGAGTTGGTCGAGAAGATCCGCAAGGCGTCCACCTTCAATCAGGGGTTCGCGACCACGGAATATCTCGCCTCCGCCCTGATCGACATGAAGCTTCATATGGCCGATCCGGAAGGCCTCGACCCAGACAAGTTTGAGCGGGAAACGCTGGACGAGCTGGGCATGCCGACGGAACTGGTGATGCGCCACCGCACACCGCAATTCGGACATGTCTTCTCAGGCGAAGGCTATGCGGCCGGCTATTACGGTTACATCTGGGCCGATGTGCTGACCTCGGACGCCGCAGAAGCTTTCGCGGAAGCGTCCGGCGGCTTCTATGATCAGGACGTCGCAAGCGCGATGGTGAAATACCTGTTCGCCGCAGGCAATTCGATGGACCCGGCTGAAGCGTACCGCCTGTTCCGTGGCCGCGACGCCGAAATCGGCGCCCTGATGCGCGACCGCGGCTTCGCGGAGTAA